A part of Bacillus thuringiensis genomic DNA contains:
- a CDS encoding 2-hydroxyacid dehydrogenase, which produces MWDKVKGDGTMKPKVYIAEPVPTFVENYLSEHCDYEKWEQNEKVPRDILLEKIQDKDGLLNFGSAINEELLEAAPNLKVVSNISVGYDNFDLQAMEKRNVIGTNTPYVLDDTVADLVFALMLSAGRRVCELDSYVKNGEWKAEIGKEHFGLDVHHSTIGIIGMGRIGEAVAKRAKFGFDMNVLYYNRRRKEEAEQKFDATYCDLQTLLKQSDFIVLLTPLTDETYHLIGEKEFSLMKETAIFINASRGKTVDEEALIHALTEKMIFAAGIDTFTQEPIQKDNPLLSLQNVVTLPHIGSATLKTRQQMAMTAAENLVAGLQGETPPNIVRR; this is translated from the coding sequence ATGTGGGATAAAGTGAAAGGGGATGGAACCATGAAACCAAAAGTTTATATTGCTGAACCAGTTCCAACATTTGTAGAAAACTATTTATCAGAACACTGTGATTATGAAAAATGGGAGCAAAATGAGAAGGTACCTCGTGATATCCTATTGGAGAAAATACAAGATAAAGATGGCTTATTAAATTTCGGATCTGCTATTAATGAAGAATTATTAGAGGCGGCCCCTAACTTAAAAGTAGTAAGCAATATTTCTGTCGGTTACGATAATTTTGATTTACAAGCGATGGAAAAGCGAAATGTCATCGGAACGAATACACCATACGTACTAGATGATACAGTAGCCGACCTTGTTTTCGCTCTTATGTTATCTGCCGGTCGCCGTGTTTGTGAACTCGACTCCTACGTGAAAAATGGTGAATGGAAAGCCGAAATTGGAAAAGAACACTTCGGGCTGGATGTACACCATAGTACAATCGGTATTATCGGTATGGGCCGAATTGGAGAAGCTGTCGCAAAACGAGCGAAATTCGGATTTGATATGAATGTTCTTTATTATAACCGTCGCCGTAAAGAAGAAGCAGAGCAAAAATTCGATGCTACATATTGTGATTTACAGACACTACTAAAACAGTCTGACTTTATTGTCCTTCTCACTCCATTAACAGATGAAACGTACCACCTTATCGGAGAAAAGGAATTTTCATTAATGAAAGAAACTGCAATCTTCATTAATGCTTCTCGCGGAAAAACAGTAGATGAAGAAGCGTTAATCCATGCATTAACAGAAAAGATGATCTTTGCAGCAGGCATCGATACATTTACACAAGAACCGATTCAAAAAGATAATCCACTCTTATCACTACAAAATGTTGTGACTTTACCACACATCGGATCCGCAACATTAAAAACTAGGCAGCAAATGGCTATGACCGCCGCTGAAAATTTAGTTGCAGGGTTACAAGGAGAAACACCGCCTAATATTGTTCGCAGATAA
- a CDS encoding YugN-like family protein yields MIPIQSNLEGRTYALYKLEEIMKPLGYSIGGNWDYDKGCFDYKIDEEDGYQFLRVPFTAVNGELDVPGVIVRLETPYILSHVYQDELDDHVNTLTAGTSGMDQFAEPKDPDGDVKRKYINIGKVLMQELEKHFLNGE; encoded by the coding sequence TTGATTCCAATTCAATCAAACTTAGAAGGACGTACATATGCGTTATATAAGTTAGAAGAGATAATGAAGCCACTTGGATATAGCATTGGTGGCAATTGGGATTATGATAAAGGGTGCTTTGATTATAAAATCGATGAAGAAGATGGCTATCAATTTTTACGAGTGCCATTTACAGCGGTGAATGGCGAACTAGATGTGCCGGGCGTAATCGTCCGTCTTGAAACGCCGTATATTCTTTCACACGTATATCAAGATGAACTAGATGATCATGTAAATACTTTAACAGCTGGAACAAGTGGAATGGATCAATTTGCTGAGCCGAAAGATCCAGATGGAGATGTGAAAAGAAAATATATCAATATTGGGAAAGTGCTTATGCAGGAACTAGAAAAACATTTTCTTAATGGCGAATAA
- a CDS encoding MFS transporter — translation MFNSYREIFNAPGTKGFSLAGFIARMPISMMGIGIVTMLSQLRGDYWLAGAVAATFTLSSALLAPHISRMADQLGQSRILLPATGISIFFTILLLLCTKYEAPYWTLFLSALCAGCMPNMSAMVRARWAKLYRGSHKLHAAFSFESVVDEICFIIGPVLSVSLSVMFFPEAGPLLSSVFLTIGVCLFTMQKSTEPPVHPHDITNKGTVFKIGTLRVLVFTLIAIGTIFGTIDVVSVAFAEHQGNTVAASFVLSIYAIGSCLAGLTFGTLKLRTPPYNQFLIAVTLSMITMLPLVFVNTITWLVVIVFFAGLSVAPTMIITMGLVEKIVPESKITEGMTWAITGLGIGVSLGSAIAGLVIDTFGARAGFSVAIIAGGLALTIALLGYKTLQSAYSHAVMKPDGHSAES, via the coding sequence ATGTTTAATTCCTACCGTGAGATTTTCAATGCTCCTGGTACAAAAGGATTCTCATTAGCAGGATTTATAGCTCGGATGCCCATATCAATGATGGGCATTGGTATTGTTACAATGTTATCTCAGTTACGTGGTGACTATTGGCTTGCCGGAGCCGTTGCAGCCACCTTCACATTATCATCAGCTTTACTAGCTCCTCATATTTCTCGTATGGCTGATCAATTAGGGCAATCACGTATACTTCTTCCGGCTACAGGTATCAGTATTTTCTTTACAATCCTCTTACTTCTATGTACGAAATATGAGGCTCCTTATTGGACGCTATTTCTATCCGCCTTATGTGCAGGTTGTATGCCAAACATGTCGGCCATGGTGCGTGCACGTTGGGCTAAACTATACCGTGGATCCCATAAATTGCATGCAGCATTTTCCTTCGAATCGGTCGTCGATGAAATTTGCTTCATCATTGGTCCTGTATTATCCGTCAGTTTAAGTGTTATGTTCTTCCCAGAAGCAGGACCACTTTTATCATCTGTTTTTCTTACAATCGGGGTATGCCTATTCACCATGCAAAAAAGCACAGAACCACCTGTACACCCTCACGACATTACAAACAAAGGAACAGTATTTAAAATTGGTACATTACGAGTGCTTGTATTCACACTCATCGCCATAGGTACTATATTTGGCACAATAGATGTCGTTAGTGTAGCTTTTGCTGAACATCAAGGAAACACAGTAGCTGCTAGCTTTGTGCTTTCCATCTATGCAATTGGTTCCTGCCTGGCAGGTCTAACTTTCGGTACTCTTAAACTCCGTACTCCACCATATAATCAATTTTTAATAGCAGTCACACTTTCCATGATAACAATGCTGCCACTAGTTTTCGTAAACACTATTACTTGGCTAGTAGTCATTGTTTTCTTTGCAGGGTTATCTGTCGCTCCTACTATGATCATTACTATGGGGCTTGTGGAAAAAATCGTACCTGAATCAAAAATAACCGAAGGAATGACTTGGGCAATTACAGGACTTGGTATTGGAGTCTCCCTAGGGTCAGCGATAGCTGGTTTAGTTATTGATACCTTTGGAGCTCGGGCAGGATTTAGTGTGGCTATTATAGCAGGAGGCCTTGCCTTAACTATTGCACTTTTAGGATACAAAACTCTTCAATCCGCATATAGTCATGCTGTTATGAAACCGGATGGGCATTCAGCAGAGAGTTAA
- a CDS encoding alpha/beta fold hydrolase yields the protein MNHEYTCPYFTFSTRGTTIHYELYEHDNKTERPTFVLIHGFLSSSFSYRRLIPLLSKAGTVIALDLPPFGKSDKSHLFKYSYHNLATVIIDLIEHLSLSNIVLVGHSMGGQISLYVNRIRPELISKTILLCSSSYLARATLPLLYSSYLPFFHLYVKNWIIRRGIVHNLMNVVHDHSLIDDEMKEGYSAPFYDNRIFPALTRMIRDREGDLSSTELQKIKTPTLLIWGEKDRVVPVHVGHRLHKDLPNSKFISYENTGHLLPEEKPEHVYEEIIAFSAQ from the coding sequence ATGAATCACGAATATACTTGTCCTTATTTCACTTTTTCCACTCGCGGCACTACTATTCATTACGAATTGTATGAACATGACAACAAAACAGAACGTCCTACTTTTGTGCTCATTCACGGCTTTTTATCTTCCTCATTCAGTTACCGCCGTCTCATTCCTTTACTATCGAAAGCAGGAACAGTAATTGCTCTTGATTTACCGCCGTTCGGAAAAAGTGATAAGTCTCATCTCTTTAAGTATTCTTATCACAATTTAGCAACGGTTATTATCGATTTAATTGAACATTTATCTCTCTCAAACATTGTGTTAGTTGGGCATTCTATGGGTGGACAAATTTCTCTCTATGTAAACCGTATACGCCCTGAATTAATCTCCAAGACAATTTTATTATGCAGCTCTAGCTATTTAGCACGCGCAACCTTACCTTTACTGTACTCTTCTTATTTACCGTTCTTTCATTTATACGTAAAGAACTGGATTATACGGCGCGGGATTGTTCATAACTTAATGAATGTCGTTCATGATCACTCATTAATTGATGATGAAATGAAGGAAGGTTACTCTGCTCCTTTTTATGACAACCGTATATTCCCTGCTTTAACTCGTATGATAAGAGACCGTGAAGGTGACTTATCTTCAACTGAATTACAAAAAATCAAAACACCTACACTACTCATTTGGGGTGAAAAAGATCGTGTCGTCCCTGTACATGTAGGTCATCGGCTACACAAAGATTTACCGAATTCAAAATTTATTTCTTACGAAAACACAGGGCATTTACTACCTGAAGAAAAACCTGAACACGTTTATGAAGAAATTATCGCTTTTTCTGCGCAGTAA
- a CDS encoding MgtC/SapB family protein — MDYTDLLIKLGLSAILGFAIGLERELKRKPLGLKTCLVISIISCLLTIVSIKAAYNLPHTDHMNMDPLRLAAQIVSGIGFLGAGVILRRGNDSIAGLTTAAMIWGASGIGIAVGAGFYIEAIFGMCFLMISVELIPLTMKFVGPRSFRQRDIAVKLVVRNMDNIPIVIEEIKEMDIKVKNMKLKTLENGSHYLHLKLSIDQKRHTADVYYALQHLESVQQTEVESM; from the coding sequence ATGGACTATACCGATTTATTAATCAAACTAGGTCTCTCAGCTATTTTAGGGTTCGCTATCGGTTTAGAGCGCGAATTAAAACGGAAACCACTTGGTTTAAAAACTTGTTTAGTTATTTCTATTATTAGTTGCCTCCTAACGATTGTTTCTATTAAAGCAGCTTACAATTTACCACATACAGATCATATGAATATGGATCCACTTCGACTTGCCGCTCAAATTGTATCTGGAATCGGTTTTTTAGGTGCCGGTGTTATTTTACGAAGAGGAAACGATAGTATTGCAGGGCTAACGACTGCCGCTATGATTTGGGGTGCTTCTGGTATTGGTATTGCTGTTGGAGCCGGATTCTATATCGAAGCGATTTTCGGAATGTGTTTTCTTATGATTAGTGTCGAACTTATACCATTAACAATGAAGTTTGTAGGACCGAGATCCTTTCGTCAACGTGATATCGCAGTAAAGCTTGTTGTGCGAAATATGGACAATATCCCAATTGTAATTGAAGAAATAAAAGAAATGGATATAAAAGTTAAGAATATGAAGCTCAAAACATTGGAGAATGGCTCGCACTATTTGCATTTAAAATTATCTATCGATCAAAAAAGGCATACTGCTGATGTTTACTACGCCCTCCAGCATCTTGAAAGTGTCCAACAAACTGAAGTAGAAAGTATGTAA
- a CDS encoding DUF378 domain-containing protein: protein MSTLQRIALVFTVIGAVNWGLIGFFQFDLVAAIFGGQNSALARIIYGIVGISGLINLGLLFKPSENLGTHPETNEIH from the coding sequence ATGAGTACTCTGCAACGTATCGCATTAGTCTTTACTGTAATTGGCGCTGTGAACTGGGGACTGATCGGGTTCTTCCAGTTTGACTTAGTGGCAGCCATTTTCGGTGGACAAAACTCAGCTCTCGCACGTATTATTTACGGAATCGTCGGTATTTCTGGGCTTATCAATCTTGGTTTACTCTTTAAACCATCAGAAAATCTTGGTACTCACCCAGAAACGAACGAAATCCACTAG
- a CDS encoding potassium channel family protein: MKSRPNLVDTFRDSIIFRLICFIIVLTTFSGFLIHRLEPSHFTTWFDGVWWSIVTIFTVGYGDFAPHTLIGKLIGMGIILLGTGFCSYYMVLFATEMISKQYMKIKGEEAATSNGHMIIVGWNERAKHVVKQMHILQPNLDIVLIDETLSLLPKPFHHLEFIKGCPHHDQTLLKANITTAHTILITADKEKNESLADTQSILNILTAKGLNPNIHCIAELLTSEQIQNATRAGVSEIIEGNKLTSYVFTASLLFPSISGVLFSLYDEISDNKLQLMELSLTCTGQTFANCSYTLLKQNILLLGIKRDEQYMINPVHSFVLIESDILIVIRH; encoded by the coding sequence TTGAAATCCCGTCCAAATTTAGTAGATACATTTCGTGATTCCATTATTTTTCGTTTAATATGCTTTATTATTGTACTGACTACTTTTTCCGGCTTCCTTATACATAGATTAGAGCCATCGCACTTCACCACATGGTTTGATGGAGTTTGGTGGTCAATCGTTACTATTTTCACTGTTGGCTATGGTGACTTTGCCCCGCATACACTAATAGGCAAACTTATCGGTATGGGTATTATTTTATTAGGAACCGGATTTTGTTCTTATTATATGGTTCTGTTCGCTACTGAAATGATTAGTAAACAGTATATGAAGATTAAAGGAGAAGAAGCTGCGACTTCTAACGGGCATATGATTATTGTAGGCTGGAACGAACGGGCAAAACATGTTGTAAAACAAATGCACATCTTACAACCGAACCTTGATATCGTTTTAATTGATGAAACACTTTCTTTACTCCCAAAACCATTTCATCATTTAGAATTTATAAAGGGTTGCCCCCATCACGATCAAACCTTATTAAAAGCTAATATTACAACGGCTCACACTATATTAATAACAGCTGATAAAGAAAAAAATGAAAGCTTAGCAGATACACAGTCCATTTTAAATATTTTAACTGCAAAAGGACTCAATCCAAACATTCACTGCATCGCTGAACTTCTTACTTCTGAACAAATACAAAACGCAACGAGAGCTGGTGTATCAGAAATTATAGAAGGAAATAAATTAACGAGCTATGTATTTACCGCTTCTCTTTTATTCCCTTCCATTTCAGGTGTACTATTTTCACTTTACGATGAAATTTCTGATAACAAATTACAACTAATGGAGCTTTCTCTGACCTGCACCGGACAAACTTTTGCAAATTGTAGCTATACTCTTTTAAAGCAAAACATTCTCTTATTAGGTATAAAGCGCGACGAACAATATATGATTAATCCAGTCCATTCCTTTGTCCTCATTGAAAGCGACATACTCATTGTTATTCGCCATTAA
- a CDS encoding Lrp/AsnC family transcriptional regulator, translating into MVTEKELELLACLEKSSRLTVDTLAKLLNIEVEEVKKMVEKLEAEKIIVDYVTHIDWTKVKEHTGLTAMIDVKVTPKRGVGFDAVAEQIYRYSEVKSVYLMSGTYDLSITLEGKTMGEVAMFVSEKLATIESVVSTTTHFILKKYKHEGIIYEKNDDDKRIVVTP; encoded by the coding sequence ATGGTGACAGAAAAGGAATTAGAATTATTAGCTTGTCTTGAGAAAAGTAGTCGATTAACTGTAGATACATTAGCGAAGCTGTTAAATATAGAAGTAGAAGAAGTAAAGAAGATGGTTGAAAAATTAGAAGCGGAAAAGATTATTGTGGATTATGTAACACATATCGATTGGACAAAGGTGAAAGAACATACAGGTTTAACGGCGATGATCGATGTGAAAGTTACGCCAAAGCGCGGCGTTGGGTTCGATGCGGTTGCTGAACAAATTTATCGTTATTCAGAAGTGAAATCTGTGTATTTAATGTCAGGGACATACGATCTTTCTATTACATTAGAAGGAAAGACAATGGGAGAAGTAGCGATGTTTGTTTCTGAGAAATTAGCAACAATTGAATCTGTCGTTTCTACAACAACGCATTTCATTTTGAAGAAGTATAAACATGAGGGAATTATTTACGAAAAAAACGATGATGATAAGCGCATTGTGGTGACACCATGA
- a CDS encoding glucose-6-phosphate isomerase, giving the protein MSTHVTFDYSKALSFIGEHEISYLRDAVKVTHHAIHEKTGAGNDFLGWVELPLQYDKEEFARIQKCAEKIKNDSDILLVVGIGGSYLGARAAIEMLNHSFYNTLSKEQRKTPQVLFVGQNISSTYMKDLMDVLEGKDFSINVISKSGTTTEPALAFRIFRKLLEEKYGKEEARKRIYATTDKARGALKTLADNEGYETFVIPDDVGGRFSVLTPVGLLPIAVSGLNIEEMMKGAAAGHGDFGASELEENPAYQYAVVRNALYNKGKTIEMLVNYEPALQYFSEWWKQLFGESEGKDQKGIFPSSANFSTDLHSLGQYVQEGRRDLFETVLKVGKSTHELTIESEENDLDGLNYLAGETVDFVNTKAYEGTLLAHSDGGVPNLIVNIPELNEYTFGYLVYFFEKACAMSGYLLGVNPFDQPGVEAYKKNMFALLGKPGFEELKAELEERLK; this is encoded by the coding sequence ATGAGTACACATGTAACGTTCGACTATTCTAAAGCGTTATCCTTCATCGGTGAACATGAAATATCTTATTTACGTGATGCAGTGAAAGTAACACATCATGCAATCCACGAAAAAACTGGAGCTGGGAACGATTTCCTTGGGTGGGTAGAGCTTCCGCTTCAATATGACAAAGAAGAATTTGCTCGCATTCAAAAATGCGCAGAAAAAATTAAAAATGACTCTGACATTTTACTTGTTGTAGGTATCGGTGGTTCTTACTTAGGAGCACGTGCAGCAATCGAAATGTTAAACCATTCTTTCTACAACACACTTTCTAAAGAACAACGTAAAACTCCACAAGTGCTATTTGTTGGACAAAACATTAGCTCCACTTACATGAAAGATTTAATGGATGTATTAGAAGGTAAAGACTTCTCTATTAACGTTATTTCCAAATCAGGTACAACAACAGAGCCGGCACTGGCATTCCGTATTTTCCGTAAGTTATTAGAAGAAAAGTATGGAAAAGAAGAAGCTCGCAAACGTATTTATGCAACGACAGATAAAGCGCGTGGTGCATTAAAAACATTAGCTGATAACGAAGGTTACGAAACATTCGTTATTCCGGATGATGTTGGAGGACGTTTCTCTGTATTAACGCCAGTTGGTTTATTGCCAATCGCAGTAAGTGGCTTAAATATTGAAGAGATGATGAAAGGTGCAGCTGCTGGTCATGGTGACTTCGGTGCATCAGAACTAGAAGAAAACCCAGCTTACCAATATGCAGTAGTTCGTAATGCTTTATACAATAAAGGAAAAACAATTGAAATGCTTGTTAACTATGAGCCAGCACTTCAATATTTCTCTGAGTGGTGGAAACAGTTATTTGGTGAAAGTGAAGGAAAAGATCAAAAAGGTATTTTCCCATCTTCAGCAAACTTCTCAACTGACTTACACTCATTAGGTCAATACGTTCAAGAAGGTCGTCGTGACTTATTCGAAACAGTTCTGAAAGTAGGTAAATCTACACATGAACTAACAATCGAATCAGAAGAAAACGATTTAGATGGATTAAACTATCTTGCTGGTGAAACTGTAGACTTCGTAAACACAAAAGCATACGAAGGTACATTACTTGCACATAGCGATGGTGGCGTACCAAACTTAATCGTAAATATTCCTGAATTAAATGAGTATACATTCGGTTACCTTGTATACTTCTTCGAAAAAGCATGTGCGATGAGCGGCTATTTATTAGGCGTAAATCCATTTGATCAACCAGGAGTAGAAGCATACAAGAAAAACATGTTTGCTTTACTTGGTAAACCAGGATTTGAAGAGTTAAAAGCAGAATTAGAAGAGCGTTTAAAATAA
- a CDS encoding TetR/AcrR family transcriptional regulator: protein MGRKTREEMIIETRAKLLSAARDAFGTVGYVNTSMDDFTASVGLTRGAIYHHFGDKKGLLEAVVKEIDMEMDNKLRKVSDEAEGKWEGFVGRCRAYLSMALNPEIQRIVLRDAPAVLGTSYYQSSQSQCLVTMAEMLQQLMKDCIIENTDCEALARFINGGLVDLACWIANSEDAEMHLSKALRSLSLILNGLLLEKNA from the coding sequence ATGGGTAGAAAAACAAGAGAAGAAATGATCATTGAAACACGTGCAAAATTGCTGAGTGCAGCAAGAGATGCTTTTGGTACAGTTGGATATGTAAACACGTCTATGGATGATTTTACAGCATCTGTCGGTTTAACACGTGGTGCAATTTATCATCATTTTGGTGATAAAAAAGGATTGTTAGAAGCGGTTGTAAAAGAAATTGATATGGAAATGGATAATAAATTAAGAAAAGTATCAGATGAGGCGGAAGGAAAATGGGAAGGGTTTGTTGGGCGTTGTCGTGCGTATTTATCAATGGCACTTAATCCAGAAATTCAGCGAATTGTACTTCGTGATGCACCAGCAGTATTAGGAACTAGTTATTATCAATCATCACAGTCACAATGCTTAGTGACGATGGCGGAGATGCTTCAGCAACTAATGAAGGACTGTATTATTGAAAACACGGATTGTGAAGCATTAGCAAGATTCATAAATGGTGGACTAGTGGACCTTGCTTGTTGGATTGCGAATTCTGAAGATGCAGAGATGCATTTGTCTAAAGCTTTGCGTAGCCTATCACTTATATTGAATGGTTTATTATTAGAAAAGAATGCATGA
- a CDS encoding aminotransferase produces the protein MKQFELSRTAESLQPSGIRKFFDLAANMKGVISLGVGEPDFVTPWNVRQACIRSLEQGYTSYTANAGLLELRQEIAKYLKKQFAVSYDPNDEIIVTVGASQALDVAMRAIINPDDEVLIIEPSFVSYAPLVTLAGGVPVPVATTLENEFKVQPEQIEAAITAKTKAILLCSPNNPTGAMLNKAELEEIAVIVEKYNLIVLSDEIYAELVYDEVYTSFASIKNMREHTILISGFSKGFAMTGWRLGMIAAPVQFSELMLKIHQYSMMCAPTMSQFAALEALRAGNDEVIRMRDSYKKRRNFMTTSFNEMGLTCHVPGGAFYVFPAISSTGLSSAEFAEQLLLEEKVAVVPGSVFGESGEGFIRCSYATSLEQLMEAMKRMERFIENKKRTKRNTFCP, from the coding sequence ATGAAGCAATTTGAACTATCTAGAACGGCAGAATCTTTACAGCCATCTGGTATTCGAAAGTTTTTCGATTTAGCAGCAAATATGAAAGGTGTTATTTCTCTTGGAGTAGGAGAGCCTGACTTTGTTACACCTTGGAATGTGAGGCAAGCATGTATCCGTTCTTTAGAACAAGGATATACGTCATATACAGCAAATGCAGGATTATTGGAACTCCGTCAAGAAATAGCAAAGTATCTAAAAAAACAATTTGCAGTATCTTATGATCCAAACGATGAAATCATTGTTACAGTTGGAGCGAGTCAGGCGTTAGATGTAGCGATGCGTGCCATTATAAATCCTGATGATGAAGTACTCATTATTGAACCCAGTTTCGTTTCTTATGCACCGCTTGTGACATTAGCTGGAGGAGTTCCGGTTCCTGTGGCAACGACTTTAGAAAACGAGTTTAAAGTACAACCAGAACAAATTGAAGCAGCTATTACAGCGAAAACAAAGGCAATTTTGCTTTGTTCACCAAATAATCCAACAGGTGCAATGTTAAACAAAGCCGAGCTTGAAGAAATAGCAGTGATTGTTGAGAAGTACAATTTAATCGTATTATCTGATGAAATTTATGCAGAGCTTGTATACGACGAAGTATATACAAGTTTCGCGAGTATTAAAAATATGCGCGAGCATACGATTTTAATTTCAGGATTTTCAAAAGGTTTTGCGATGACAGGATGGCGCCTTGGTATGATTGCAGCTCCTGTTCAATTTTCAGAATTAATGCTCAAAATCCACCAATATTCCATGATGTGTGCACCGACGATGTCTCAATTCGCAGCACTTGAAGCGTTACGCGCGGGGAATGATGAAGTAATTCGGATGAGAGATAGTTATAAGAAACGCCGTAATTTTATGACGACATCTTTTAATGAAATGGGTTTAACGTGTCATGTGCCGGGCGGAGCATTTTATGTCTTCCCTGCTATTTCTTCAACTGGACTATCTTCGGCAGAATTCGCAGAACAGTTATTATTAGAAGAAAAGGTGGCTGTTGTACCTGGAAGTGTATTTGGCGAAAGTGGTGAAGGATTTATTCGTTGCTCGTATGCAACATCGCTTGAACAACTAATGGAAGCAATGAAGAGAATGGAACGGTTTATAGAAAATAAAAAAAGGACAAAACGTAATACGTTTTGTCCATAA
- a CDS encoding L-lactate dehydrogenase — protein sequence MKKGINRVVLVGTGAVGCSYAYSMINQGVAEEFVLVDVNEAKAEGEAMDLSHAVPFSPAATKVWSGSYADCKDADLVVITAGLPQKPGETRLDLVEKNTKIFKQIVRGIMDSGFDGIFLIATNPVDILTYVTWKESGLPKERVIGSGTTLDSARFRYMLGDYLDVDPRNVHAYIVGEHGDTELPVWSHATVGVQKLETILANNEQYNQEDLDKIFENVRDAAYHIIERKGATYYGIGMSLLRVTKAILSNENSVLTVSAYLEGQYGEKDAYVGVPAVINRQGVREIVELELNEEEKVKFAHSVKVLKETMAPVL from the coding sequence ATGAAAAAAGGTATCAATCGTGTAGTATTAGTAGGAACAGGAGCTGTAGGTTGTAGTTATGCTTACTCAATGATTAACCAAGGTGTAGCTGAAGAATTTGTACTTGTAGATGTTAATGAAGCAAAAGCAGAAGGAGAAGCAATGGACTTAAGCCATGCGGTACCATTTTCTCCAGCAGCAACAAAAGTTTGGAGCGGTAGCTATGCAGATTGTAAAGATGCAGATTTAGTTGTTATCACTGCTGGATTACCACAAAAGCCAGGTGAAACTCGTCTAGACTTAGTTGAGAAAAATACAAAGATCTTTAAACAAATCGTTCGCGGTATTATGGATAGCGGATTCGATGGAATCTTCTTAATTGCAACAAACCCAGTTGACATTTTAACTTACGTAACTTGGAAAGAATCTGGATTACCAAAAGAGCGCGTAATCGGTTCTGGTACTACTTTAGACTCTGCTCGTTTCCGTTACATGTTAGGTGACTACTTAGATGTAGATCCACGTAACGTTCATGCTTACATCGTTGGTGAGCACGGTGACACTGAACTTCCAGTATGGAGCCACGCTACTGTAGGTGTACAAAAACTAGAAACAATCTTAGCTAACAACGAGCAGTACAATCAAGAAGACTTAGATAAAATCTTCGAAAATGTTCGTGATGCAGCTTACCATATCATCGAGCGTAAAGGCGCAACTTACTACGGAATCGGTATGTCACTACTTCGTGTAACTAAAGCAATCTTAAGCAACGAGAACAGCGTATTAACTGTATCTGCATACCTTGAAGGTCAGTATGGTGAGAAAGATGCTTACGTAGGTGTTCCAGCTGTTATTAACCGCCAAGGTGTACGTGAAATCGTAGAACTTGAGCTAAATGAAGAAGAAAAAGTGAAATTCGCTCATTCTGTAAAAGTATTAAAAGAAACAATGGCACCAGTACTATAA
- the yugI gene encoding S1 domain-containing post-transcriptional regulator GSP13, which produces MSEQYTTGVVVTGKVTGIQDYGAFVALDAETQGLVHISEITNGFVKDIHDFLKVGDTVEVKVLSIDEEHRKMSLSLKAAKRKQGRILIPNPSENGFNTLREKLTEWIEESELTK; this is translated from the coding sequence ATGTCAGAACAATATACAACAGGAGTGGTTGTAACAGGGAAAGTGACTGGGATTCAAGATTACGGTGCATTTGTAGCGTTAGATGCAGAAACACAAGGGCTTGTGCATATATCTGAAATTACAAATGGATTTGTAAAGGATATTCATGACTTTTTAAAAGTCGGCGATACAGTAGAAGTAAAGGTACTTTCAATTGATGAAGAACACAGAAAAATGAGTTTATCGTTAAAAGCGGCGAAAAGAAAACAAGGACGGATTCTTATACCGAATCCATCTGAGAACGGATTTAATACGCTGCGAGAAAAGCTAACAGAATGGATTGAAGAGTCCGAGTTAACAAAGTAA